Genomic DNA from Pigmentiphaga litoralis:
AGTCGTCACGTCCGAAGACGAACCGCAGTTCGACCTGAACTTTGCCCCCGACAAGCCGGGCCTGCTCATGCGCAGGATCCTGCACCGACGCGCGGCCGAGGAAGCAGGCCACCCGGCCTGACCCCGACCGCCTTGACCGGTTACGTGCTTCGGGCAGACACGACCTGCCTGGCCGATCACTGCCACCGGACCACCACCGAGGAGACGTACCCATGACATCCAATCGCGGCGTTGCCTATATCGGGCAGGGCAAGGTCGAAGTCCAGAACATTCCCTACCCCAAACTCGAAGATCCGCGCGGCCGGCGCATCGATCACGGCGTGATCCTGAAGGTCGTATCGACCAACATCTGCGGGTCCGACCAGCACATGGTGCGGGGCCGCACCACCGCCGAAGAGGGACTGATCCTCGGGCACGAAATCACGGGCGAAGTGATCGAGGCCGGCAAGGATGTCGAGATGCTCAAGATCGGCGATCTGGTCTCGGTCCCCTTCAACGTGGCGTGCGGCCGCTGCCGCACGTGCAAGGAACAGCACACCGGCGTGTGCCTGACGGTGAACCCGTCACGCGCGGGCGGCGCCTATGGCTATGTGGACATGGGCGGCTGGGTCGGTGGCCAGGCCGAATTCGTGATGGTCCCGTATGCCGACTTCAACCTGCTGCGCTTTCCGGACAAGGACCAGGCCATGTCCAAGATCCGCGACCTGACCTGCCTGTCGGACATCCTGCCCACCGGCTATCACGGCGCGGTCACGGCCGGTGTCGGCCCGGGCAGCACGGTGTATGTGGCCGGCGCCGGACCGGTCGGACTGGCCGCCGCGGCGTCGGCACGATTGCTCGGCGCCGCGGTGGTCATCATTGGCGACGTCAACCCGGTGCGGCTGGAACACCCCAAGCGCCTGGGCTACGAGACGGTCGACCTGTCGCTGGACGTGTCCCTGGCCGACCAGATCACGCAGATCCTGGGCGAGCCGGAAGTCGACAGCGCGGTCGATGCTGTCGGCTTCGAAGCGCGCGGACACGGGCACGCGGGCGCGCAGGAAGAAGCGCCGGCCACCGTGCTGAATTCGTTGATGGAAGTCACGCGCGCCGCCGGCCGCATCGGCATCCCGGGCCTGTATGTAACGGATGATCCGGGCGCTGCCGACAGCGCCGCGCGCAAGGGCGCGCTCAGCGTGCGCTTCGGGCTGGGCTGGGCCAAGTCCCATTCGTTTTTCACGGGCCAGACGCCGGTCATGAAATACAACCGTGCGCTGATGCAGGCGATTCTGTGGGACCGCATCAAGATTGCCGAGACGGTGGGCGTCGAAGTGATCTCATTGGATGAGGCGCCCAAGGGCTATGCCGAATTCGATTCGGGTGCGCCCAAGAAGATTGTGATCGACCCGCACGGCATGCTGGCTTAACAGGTGTAAGCAGCGGGCGGCGCGGGTTGTTTGAGGGCGCCCGCCCGCTCGTCAAAGCAGTTGACGACGTCAACGATCACCTGCCGAGGGCCTGCCCCCGGCATCGAACACACCTGCCCGGTCAAGGTCCAGCCGAGGCTGCCGGCCTGGTCCCTTCAGTCGCAGCGTGCGCTCATGCCGCCGTCCACCACGATCTCGGTGGCGGTAATGAAGCGGGCTTCGTCTGACGCCAGGAACAGCGCGGCGTTGGCCGTGTCGCGGCCGTCTCCCATCCAGCCCAGCGGAATGCGCGCCTGGCGTTGCTGCAGCAGCGCGTCGACATCACCCTCTGCACGCTGGCCGGCCAGGCGCACTTCCACCATGGGCGTATGCATCTGCCCCGGCACCACCGTGTTCACGCGAATGTTCTTCTTTCCGTACTGCACCGCCACGACCTTTGAAAACTGGATGATGCCGGCCTTGGCGCTCGCATAGCCGATCTGCGCCGAGCCCGTCCAGCGCGTGCCCGACGCGGACGACATGTTCACGATCGATCCGCCGCCTTGCGCTTCCATGATGGGCAGCACGTGCTTGCAGGTCAGGAAAACGCTCTTCAGGTTGAAGTCGATCTGGCGGTCCCAGTCGGCCTCGCTCAATTCCACCGGACCGCCCTTGGCCGATCCGCCCACGTTGTTGACCAGGATGTCGATGCGGCCGTACGTGGCCTGGCACTGCTGGACCATGGCGGCCACCTCGTCCGCCGACATGACGTCGCAGGTCCATGGCGTGACCTCGCCGCCGAATTCGGCAATGCGGGCCAGGGTTTCCTGCATGGCGTCCATGTCACGGTCGACGGCAAACACACGGGCGCCTTCCTGCGCGAACCGCACTGCCGCCGCGCGGCCATTACCCCAGCCCGGCCCGACGCAACCCGCGCCGGTGATGATGGCAACCTTGCCTTCGAGTCTTCTTGTCATGGTGTCTCCTGGTGTTGTGTGTGGTGTTGTGTGTGCCGGTGCCGCGCTGGCAGTCAGCCGGAAACTTCGACGAATAAGCAAAACGTATCGCTCCCTGGCATGCACCGCACTCAACGGCAAAACGATTGCGGCATCGGCCATTGGCGAGCCGACCACCGGCGCGGTCGTGACGTCGGCCGCGTATCGCACCGCCCTGCCCGATCGGCCCAACGCCGCGGGCACGGCCATCGATCAGGCCACGCCAGACTATTGCGAAGTCCTGGTCGACATCAAGCCCGTCGACCCGACTGCGCCGCTGATCAAGTCCCAGGTGAACCTGCCGACCAGCTGGAATGGCAAGAAGCTGCAGTTCGGCGGTGGCGGCTACAACGGCGTGTTGAACACCGGCGTGCAGCAGAGCCGCAATGCGGGGCCGGAAACGCCCTTCCCACTGACGCAGGGCTACCTGACTGCCGGCACCGACTCGGGCCACCAGAACACCACGACCGTCCATCCAGCCGCATTCGCGTTGAATGACGAGGCACTGGCCAACTTCGCCTATGCGTCCTACAAGAAAACGCACGACGTGGCGGTGCAGCTTGGCAGCACCTACTACGCGAACCGTCCGCTCAAAAGCTACTACCTGGGCGGCTCGCAAGGCGGGCGGGAAGGCCTGATGATGGCGCAGCGTTATCCCAACGACTTCGACGGCATCATCACCATCGACCCCGTCATCAACGCAACCGCGCTGTGGACTTTCCAGAACAGTTTCGGCGGCGTGCAGAGCGCCCCCGGCAGCTGGCTGGGCAACAAGAATCAGTTGATCCATGACACGATCGCCGCGGCCTGCGATGCGCAGGACGGCATTGCCGACAACGTGGTCAGCAACTACCTGACGTGCAAGCCGCTGGCCGACGCCGCCCTCGCGGCCAAGCGCTGCCCGTCGGGCGCGGACGAAGGTCCGGCGTGCTTCTCCGACGGCCAGCTGGCAGCCGTGAAGTGGGCCTATACGGGCTACACCTTCCCGTTCGCGCTGGCCAATGGCATCACGTCGTATGCCGGCTATGTGTACGGGTCGGAACTGGTCCCGGGCAACTTTTCGAACTGGGTCACGGGTACCGTGCCGCCAACCGCAGGCGATCCGGATGCGATCGCAGGCATCGGCCGCAGCTATCTGTTCGGCAGCTATTACGTGCGCTACTTCATTGCCAGGAACCCGTCGTTCAATGCACTGAACTACAACCCGGCCGCCTTCCAGGCGCGGGTGCAGGCCGTGTCCGCGATGATCGATGCGACCAATCCGGATCTGACGGCGTTCTTCAATCGTGGCGGCAAGATCATTCTGCGTGAAGACCTGGGCGACAAAGGCCAGAGCCCGCAGACCGGCCTGGATTACTGGAACGCGGTGGGCGCCAGGATGGGCAAGGACAAGACGGAGCAGTTCTTTGCGGCCTATGTGGCGACGGGCTTGCCGCATACATCGGGCGGCGTGCCAGCCGGGTCGGCCAACGCGCCCACCTACGGCATTCCCGGCCGCGTGGACTTGCTGGCGCCGCTGGAAGCGTGGGTGGAACGGGGCGTGAAGCCGGCGGACAGCATGACGCTGACCAACCGCGATGCCCTGCCGCCGTATGCGGTGACGGCGTCCAAGCCGATGTGCCGCTACCCGATGTTCCCGCGCTATGTCGGGACGACGCCAGCAGGGGGGAATGTGGCGTCCAACTACACGTGCGTGGCGGGCTAACGCGCGTATTCCTAAGACGCCGCGTTCACCCGGTTCGGGCAGGGCGTGCTCTCGATGAAGTGGCGCAGATTGACGAGTGTCGCCGTCGAGATTTCCCGTAGCGCTTCCACCGTGAAAAAGCCCTGATGTCCGGTCACCAATACATTGGGGAAGGTCATCAGGCGCTGGAAGACATCATCGTCGATGATCTCTCCCGAGCGGTCCTGGAAGAACAGCGCGCCCTCCTGCTCGTACACGTCGATGGCAAGGTGACCCAACTGCCGGGATTTGAGCGCCTTGATCACGGCGGTGGTATCCACCAAAGCGCCACGCGACGTGTTGACCAGCATCGCACCCGCCTTCATGCGTGACAGCGCAGCAGCATCGATCATGTGCTTTGACGCTTCGGTCAGCGGGCAATGCAGCGTCACGATGTCGGACCGGGCCAGCAGCTCTTCCAGTGGCGCCATGTGTCCGAGCGGTTCGAACAGCGGCGATGGGTAAGGGTCGCAGCCAAGCACCGTGCAACCCATGCCATGAAAGATCCGCGCCGTTGCCAGACCGATCTTGCCGGTGCCGACGATGCCCACCGTCTTGCCGTGCAGGGTGCTGCCAAGCAGGCCTTCCAGCATGAAGTTGCCGTCACGCACCCGGTTGTAGGCCCGATGGGTCTGGCGGTTGAGCGTCATGACCAGCGCCAGCGTATGTTCCGCCACCGCTTCGGGCGAGTAGGACGGGACCCGGGCCACGAACAGGCCGAGGTCGAGCGCGACCGTCAGGTCCACATTGTTGAAGCCGGCACATCGCAACAATACGGCGCCGACGCCAAGCCCGGCCAGGGCATGCAGCGCCGGCGCATCAAGGCGATCATTCACAAAGACGCAGACGGCCTGGCAACCGTGCGCCAGCGCGGCGGTGTCGGCGTCGAGTGCGACGTCGAAGTAGACAAGCTCGGTCGGGGGTGACGTGGGCGACGCGCCATTGGCTTCATCAAGAAACCGGCGGTCATAGGAACGGGCGCTGAAGACGGCAACTTTCATGGCGACCTCGGGTTCGGCAGGACGGCGGTGGAGACGGTCCACGGCTGCCTGGCCGACACCATACAACAGGCACCGTCTGGCCGTCGATCATGCCAGGGCCACCATGAAGGCCCGCCAGTGCCATCACGACTATGCGTTCAACCACGCCTTCATGGCTGCCGTGACCTGCCCCGGTTCTTCCATCGTGCTCATGTGACCGGAATTTTCGATCACGCTCAATGTTGAGCGGGGCAGCACCGCATGCATGTCTTCATGGCGGGACAGCGGGCTCCAGCTGTCGTCACGTCCGCAGAGCACCAACGTCGGCACCTGGATGCCCGCCAGTTGTCCACTGGCATCGGGCCGGTGGATCAGGGCGTTGATCTGCGCGGCAAAGATATCGGGCGTTTTGCGCTCGATCATCTGCAGCACCGCTTCAAACACCGGCCCGTCCACACGCGATGGATGCACCATGCCGGGCGCCCACTTCAGGCCAAGCGCCCGCATGCCGTCCTTGCGCGCTGTTTCCAGCAGGGCATATCGCCCTTTCTTTTCGCCCTCGCCCACAAAGCCGGGCACCAGCGCCTGATAGCCCGTGTCCATCAATGCCAGTCGCGTCACCCGTTCGGGCGCAAGCCGGATGACTTCCAGCGCCACCCGCCCGCCCATGCTGTGGCCGGCCACGGCCAGCGGTCCGGCTGGTGCCAGCGACAACGCGATCTGCGCCATCTCGGTAATGGATGACGCGCTGCCGTAATCGGCAACGATGCAGTCCGCCTGATCACCCAGTTCGGCGATCTGCGGTTCCCAGACGGCGGCATCACACAGCAGCCCCGGCAACAGAAGTAGAGGTTGGGCGCTCACGATCGCCGGCTCCTAAAAAGTATGCGAAATGAATGGGGTTCAGACAGCGGGGTCAGGCAGCGGCTTCGGCCAGCCCGATCAGCGCCGACAGTTGTTCCGGATGCGCCAGCAGATCACGGCTGTCGCCAGACCAGCTGACGCGGCCACGATCCAGCACGGTCGCGCGCTCGGTCAGTTCCAGCGCCAGCGCCGCATGCTGCTCGACCAGCACAATGCCCAGTTCGCCTTCCTGATGCAGGCGGCGAAAGGCATCGACCAGCCCATCGACAATGATCGGCGCCAGGCCTTCGAAAGGCTCATCCAGCAGCAGCACCGCCGGGTTGCCGATCAGCGCACGGCCGATCGCCAGCATCTGCTGTTCCCCGCCCGACAACTGGTTGCCCATGTTGCGGCGGCGTTCGTACAGACGCGGGAACAGGTCATAGATGCGTTCCAGCGTCCATGATCCCGCTCGGGTCGCGACCACCAGGTTTTCTTCCACGCTGAGCGACGGAAATATTTCCCGTTCCTGCGACACCAGGCCCAGACCGCGCCGCGCCCGCACATGGCTGGGCCACTTGCCGATGTCTTCGCCGCGATAGCGCACGGTACCGCTGCGCACGTCGGTCAAGCCCATCAGTGTACTGATCAACGTGGATTTTCCCACGCCATTGCGACCCAGCAGCGCGACAGCCTCGCCCTGGCCGACGCGGAACGACACGCCTTCCAGGATGGCGATGTCGCCATAGCCGGCAAACACGTCATCGACAGTCAACAGATCGTTCATGGATGACGTCCTCCGCCCAGGTACACATCGCGCACCAGCTTGCTGCTGCGCACTTCGTCGACCGGCCCTTCCAGCAGCACCGCGCCTTCCACCAGCACGGTGATCTGCTTGGCAAAACGGAAGACCAGCTCCATGTCATGTTCGATGACCAGCGTGGCCACATCGGGCGGCAGGCGTTCCAGCAGTTCGAACAGACGTTTGCCTTCGGTGGACGGCACGCCTGCCACCGGTTCGTCCAGCAACAGCACCTTGGGCCGCAAGGCCAGCGCCAGTGCAATCTCGACCAGCCGGCGTTGCCCGTAGGCCAGGTCGTTGACGGTGCGACCGACCAAGTCGATCAGGCCAAGCGAGCTCAACAGTTGCGCGGCCTCGTCCATCAGTTCCGGCCGATGCTGCAACGGCCGCCCCATGCTGCCGTCCACGCCATGCGCCGCGGCCAGCGCCAGACCCACGTTTTCGCCCACGGTCAGCTTGCCGAACAGGGAATTGATCTGGAAGGTGCGGCCCAGACCCAGCTTGACGCGGCGCTCGGGCGTGCGGCCGGTCAGCAGCTCGCCGCCCAGCCACATCTTGCCGCTGCTGGGCGGAACCAGCCCGGTGATCAAGTGCACCAGCGTGCTCTTGCCCGCACCGTTGGGGCCGATCAGCGCATGACGCGCGCCGGGCTGCAGTTCCAGGTTGACGTCGCGGGTAACATGCAGCGCGCCGTAGCGTTTGTTGATGCCTTGCAGTTGCAGCGCCGGGGTCATGCCTTCGTCCTCTGGAAGCGTTCGGTCCAGCCGCTCAAGCCGCGGGGCGCATACCGCACCACCAGGATCAACAGCACGCCCAGTGCGGCCAGCCAGTTGGTCGGATCGATCGCGGCCGCGCGGTCGGACAACAGCACGAAGATGATCGCGCCAAAGAACGCGCCATACAGCCGTCCGGTACCGCCCAGCGCCAGCATGACCAGCACATTGGCCGAGAGCGTAAACGACAAGGTGTCGAGCCCGACGATGCGATTGATCTGCGCCGACAAGGCGCCCGCCACCCCGGCGATGGCGGCAGACAGCGCATACACCGCCAGCAGCCGCGCCCGCACCGGCACGCCCAGCATGCGCATGCGCACGGGATTCTCGCGAATGCCCTGCACGGTCAGGCCGAAGGGCGAGTTCACGATCCACATGAGCAGCGCGTAGACCAGCACCAGCACCACGCCCGCGTACAGGAAGCCGACCTTGCCATACACATCGAACTCGAACAGCCCGAGCACCGACGACACCGAATAGCCGGTCAGGCCATCGTCGCCTGCAGTCACGGTCTTGGCCACGTTGGCCAGTTCCAGCAACACGGTGGCGACCGTCAGCGTCAGCATGATCTGCGTCAGCCCCTGCGTGCGCAGGATCGCCATGCCCGACACCAGTCCCACCAGCGCCGCGACCGCCGCGGCCACCAGCAGCCCGGTCAGGGGTTCGGGGCTGA
This window encodes:
- a CDS encoding branched-chain amino acid ABC transporter permease, giving the protein MPDVTARSFRRQRFTWVDLGLLAAAAATWFLGDLYLVLATTVLIMIIFALSLDLSLGYGGIESLGHAAFFGVGAYAAGLFALHVSPEPLTGLLVAAAVAALVGLVSGMAILRTQGLTQIMLTLTVATVLLELANVAKTVTAGDDGLTGYSVSSVLGLFEFDVYGKVGFLYAGVVLVLVYALLMWIVNSPFGLTVQGIRENPVRMRMLGVPVRARLLAVYALSAAIAGVAGALSAQINRIVGLDTLSFTLSANVLVMLALGGTGRLYGAFFGAIIFVLLSDRAAAIDPTNWLAALGVLLILVVRYAPRGLSGWTERFQRTKA
- a CDS encoding ABC transporter ATP-binding protein yields the protein MNDLLTVDDVFAGYGDIAILEGVSFRVGQGEAVALLGRNGVGKSTLISTLMGLTDVRSGTVRYRGEDIGKWPSHVRARRGLGLVSQEREIFPSLSVEENLVVATRAGSWTLERIYDLFPRLYERRRNMGNQLSGGEQQMLAIGRALIGNPAVLLLDEPFEGLAPIIVDGLVDAFRRLHQEGELGIVLVEQHAALALELTERATVLDRGRVSWSGDSRDLLAHPEQLSALIGLAEAAA
- a CDS encoding 2-hydroxyacid dehydrogenase encodes the protein MKVAVFSARSYDRRFLDEANGASPTSPPTELVYFDVALDADTAALAHGCQAVCVFVNDRLDAPALHALAGLGVGAVLLRCAGFNNVDLTVALDLGLFVARVPSYSPEAVAEHTLALVMTLNRQTHRAYNRVRDGNFMLEGLLGSTLHGKTVGIVGTGKIGLATARIFHGMGCTVLGCDPYPSPLFEPLGHMAPLEELLARSDIVTLHCPLTEASKHMIDAAALSRMKAGAMLVNTSRGALVDTTAVIKALKSRQLGHLAIDVYEQEGALFFQDRSGEIIDDDVFQRLMTFPNVLVTGHQGFFTVEALREISTATLVNLRHFIESTPCPNRVNAAS
- a CDS encoding tannase/feruloyl esterase family alpha/beta hydrolase, producing the protein MTSAAYRTALPDRPNAAGTAIDQATPDYCEVLVDIKPVDPTAPLIKSQVNLPTSWNGKKLQFGGGGYNGVLNTGVQQSRNAGPETPFPLTQGYLTAGTDSGHQNTTTVHPAAFALNDEALANFAYASYKKTHDVAVQLGSTYYANRPLKSYYLGGSQGGREGLMMAQRYPNDFDGIITIDPVINATALWTFQNSFGGVQSAPGSWLGNKNQLIHDTIAAACDAQDGIADNVVSNYLTCKPLADAALAAKRCPSGADEGPACFSDGQLAAVKWAYTGYTFPFALANGITSYAGYVYGSELVPGNFSNWVTGTVPPTAGDPDAIAGIGRSYLFGSYYVRYFIARNPSFNALNYNPAAFQARVQAVSAMIDATNPDLTAFFNRGGKIILREDLGDKGQSPQTGLDYWNAVGARMGKDKTEQFFAAYVATGLPHTSGGVPAGSANAPTYGIPGRVDLLAPLEAWVERGVKPADSMTLTNRDALPPYAVTASKPMCRYPMFPRYVGTTPAGGNVASNYTCVAG
- a CDS encoding ABC transporter ATP-binding protein, producing MTPALQLQGINKRYGALHVTRDVNLELQPGARHALIGPNGAGKSTLVHLITGLVPPSSGKMWLGGELLTGRTPERRVKLGLGRTFQINSLFGKLTVGENVGLALAAAHGVDGSMGRPLQHRPELMDEAAQLLSSLGLIDLVGRTVNDLAYGQRRLVEIALALALRPKVLLLDEPVAGVPSTEGKRLFELLERLPPDVATLVIEHDMELVFRFAKQITVLVEGAVLLEGPVDEVRSSKLVRDVYLGGGRHP
- a CDS encoding alpha/beta fold hydrolase; protein product: MSAQPLLLLPGLLCDAAVWEPQIAELGDQADCIVADYGSASSITEMAQIALSLAPAGPLAVAGHSMGGRVALEVIRLAPERVTRLALMDTGYQALVPGFVGEGEKKGRYALLETARKDGMRALGLKWAPGMVHPSRVDGPVFEAVLQMIERKTPDIFAAQINALIHRPDASGQLAGIQVPTLVLCGRDDSWSPLSRHEDMHAVLPRSTLSVIENSGHMSTMEEPGQVTAAMKAWLNA
- the fdhA gene encoding formaldehyde dehydrogenase, glutathione-independent, which encodes MTSNRGVAYIGQGKVEVQNIPYPKLEDPRGRRIDHGVILKVVSTNICGSDQHMVRGRTTAEEGLILGHEITGEVIEAGKDVEMLKIGDLVSVPFNVACGRCRTCKEQHTGVCLTVNPSRAGGAYGYVDMGGWVGGQAEFVMVPYADFNLLRFPDKDQAMSKIRDLTCLSDILPTGYHGAVTAGVGPGSTVYVAGAGPVGLAAAASARLLGAAVVIIGDVNPVRLEHPKRLGYETVDLSLDVSLADQITQILGEPEVDSAVDAVGFEARGHGHAGAQEEAPATVLNSLMEVTRAAGRIGIPGLYVTDDPGAADSAARKGALSVRFGLGWAKSHSFFTGQTPVMKYNRALMQAILWDRIKIAETVGVEVISLDEAPKGYAEFDSGAPKKIVIDPHGMLA
- a CDS encoding SDR family NAD(P)-dependent oxidoreductase → MTRRLEGKVAIITGAGCVGPGWGNGRAAAVRFAQEGARVFAVDRDMDAMQETLARIAEFGGEVTPWTCDVMSADEVAAMVQQCQATYGRIDILVNNVGGSAKGGPVELSEADWDRQIDFNLKSVFLTCKHVLPIMEAQGGGSIVNMSSASGTRWTGSAQIGYASAKAGIIQFSKVVAVQYGKKNIRVNTVVPGQMHTPMVEVRLAGQRAEGDVDALLQQRQARIPLGWMGDGRDTANAALFLASDEARFITATEIVVDGGMSARCD